Below is a window of Candidatus Saccharimonadales bacterium DNA.
CGTCCAAAACACCTGTTGAAAGTAACCTGAAAACAACCTGGGAAATTCCATTCAAACAAGGGTTGTCACAGGATAACGCTAAATCAATCACGAAAACACTGCGGGAAGAAGCGCCCAAAGCAAAAACACAAATTCAAGGCGACATGGTCCGGGTGACCAGCGCCAGCAAAGACGAACTTCAAAAAGTAATAATCCTTCTTAGAAGCGCGGACTATGATTTTCCGCTCGACTTCATCAATTACCGCTAGCATGTTAGAATTCTATATATGAGTTCAAACACTCCTCTTGTTGCAATTGATCATTTCCGAATGGATTTTGGTAAAAAAACGGTCATCAAAGACCTTTCCTTTACCGTTGCACCCGGCGAGATATTCGGATTTTTAGGAAGTAACGGATCGGGTAAAACCACGACTATCCGTGCACTCCTTGGCCTATACGAACCAACAGGTGGATCACTTTTAATTAACGGGCAGGTTTTTAGCCCAAAGCACAGCAAAACGCTCGGCTATCTTCCAGAAGAACGCGGGCTATATAAAAAAGAGCCCGTTATTGACGTTATGACGTATTTCGGGCAGTTGAAGGGTATCTCCAGGAGCGATGCGCGTAAATGGTCGCTTGATTATCTTGAACGTGTAGATCTCGCTGATCATGCCAAGGCGAAGCTCGATAAGCTTTCCGGAGGACAACAGCAAAAGGTGCAGCTAGGCGTGACTATCATGAGTAGCCCCGAACTTCTTATTCTTGATGAACCTACCAAAGGCTTTGACCCGGTCAATCGCCGTCTTTTGATGGATATTATTGACGAGCAAAACAAAAAGGGTGCTGGGGTTATGATGGTAACCCACCAAATGGAAGAGGTAGAGCGTCTTTGCTCGCGCGCGCTACTGCTAAAAGATGGCAAAGCCGAAGCGTATGGAACAATTGACGAGATCAAAGATAACTTTGGCGGCCAAAGGATCATGCTTCGTTTTAAAGGTGCTGTTCCTGAAAAACCAAGCCTATACACGATTACTAAAAGTGAAACGTCATACGCCGAACTAACACCGAAAGAAGATGTTGGGCATGATCGTATTCTGCGCGAACTTATGAGTGCGTCTAACCTGGATATTTCGACGTTTGATGTTCGGAAACCGTCGCTTGATGAAATATTCGTAAGCGTTTACGGGGCCAAGAAGCCTGATCATGCATAATTTTAATACCGTTCTTCGTTTCGAGCTTGTTCGGACATTCAAAAAACCTTCCTTCTGGCTAAGCGTGCTCGCGATTCCCGCGCTTATGGGAATTATTTTTGCCGTTATCATTTTCTCTAATCAAACGAGTGATAAGCAGCAGGAAGAATTTAATAAGCAGCCATTTTCATTGGTCGTTGATGACCAATCCAATCTAGTCAGCGACGCGTTTTTAGGTCAGCTAAAAGCATCCCGGGTGGGTTCGAAAGCGGAAGGCATTAAACAGGTACAGGACGGAAAAGTCGACGCGTTCTTCTACTATCCAAAAGAGGTCACGAAAGACCCCATCGAGGTCTACAACAAAAACGACGGGATTATGAATAATTCAAAGTATACATCCGTTTCTGAGAGTTTAATCAAGATGAGCGCAACGGCAAAAGTCGGCTCAGAGCAGCTTGTCGATATTATTACCGGACAAGTGAAGTCAACACAGACTAATTTTGAAAACGGCGAAGTGATCAATCCGATTAGCCGGATGGTCGCACCTGCTCTATTCCTTGTCATTTTTTACGCTGTTATCGTTCTCCTTGGCAGCCAGATGCTCACAAGCACTACCGAAGAAAAGGAAAACCGGGTTACCGAAATGCTGCTTACGAGCGTTTCGTCGCGTTCGTTGATTGTCGGAAAGATCGTCGCGCTTATTATTCTTGGTTTCGTTCAAATCCTCGTTATCTTGCTACCAGGTCTTCTCGCGTACACGGTAGGTAGGGACGCGTTAAACATCCCCGATCTTAGCAGCTTTATTAGTACTATAGAGTTCGAACTATGGCCCACACTCCTTGGCGCAGGCCTACTGGTGTCTGGCTTCTTGCTATTTACCGGACTTCTCGTTGCGATTGGAGCGGCAATGCCAACCGCTAAAGAAGCTAATAGTTTCTTCGGATTCATTATCACCGTTATGGTCGTTCCGTTTTGGTTCTTCCCGCTACTGATGTCGTCGAGTCCATCAGGTGTCGTAACGGGTTTATCGTATTTTCCGCTAACTGCACCGTTCGCGCTGTTAATCCGCAATGCGTTTAACACGCTGCCTCTCCACGAAGCGATAATCGGGCTAGTGATCGTGTTCATTTCCGGCATCATTGCGATTAGCATGGCTATCCGGATTTTCCGCTATGGAACACTCGAATATTCAAAACGACTATCCTTATCGACAATCTTTAAGCGCAAAGAAAAAACCACGTCCTAAATTGGATGTGGTTTAAAATCTATTCCAAGCAATCTATTAAATATACATTGCGATAATAGCGAGAAGAACCAAGGTTACAGCCGCAAGGGATGCAATTGCCAAGCTCATTTTGTTTGGCTCGATATCTACTTGTTTAGCAACAGGTTTTTTTGCTGTTTTAGATACTTTGGGAGTTGTTTTCTTAACCATAATTCCAGTCTAACGTACTATACTCGTCACGGCAAGCCGGTTATGGCTGGAGTATTTGACCATTCACACTACACAATGTATAGTATTAGTATGAATACCGCGAGCCAGACAGTCGGCTGCGTCAAAGCCGCAACAGAAATCTTAGGTGACAAATGGACACCTCAGTTGCTACGCTTCTTTATCAACGAAGAAGTGGTACGCTTTTGTCAGCTCCAAGACCTAGTCGGCGGAATCAACCCTCGTACGTTGTCTGCACGGCTCATTACGCTAGAAGAGCATGACATTATCGAAAAATTACCTTCTGAATCAACCCGCTGCGAATATCGTTTGACCGACAAGGGTAGGGATCTACTACCAATCTTGCAAGATATGGAACAGTGGAGTGACAAATACGCCACAAGTCACGTCTAAGATGTATCTCAGAAACAGCTGGTAGCCTAATATATATGAGAGTATTGTTAATTGAAGATGAACACAAAATTGCAAGAGCACTCAAGAAAGCTCTAGAGCAAGAAAAATATGCCGTAGACGTCGCTTATGACGGCGACGAAGGCTATGCAATGGCCACCACCGAACCTTACGATGTTGCCATTATTGACCGCATGCTTCCGGGCGAGTACAACGGTATTGCCATTGTCGAAGCCATGCGAAAAGAAAAAATCCACACGCCCGTACTGCTTTTAACGGCACTGGGTGCGGTAGCCGACCGGACACAGGGGCTAGACAGCGGTGCCGATGACTATCTTGTAAAACCATTTGCCCTCGAAGAACTACTAGCAAGAGTCCGGGCACTGCTTCGGCGTCCAACACAACAACAATCAACCGTATTAACGGCTGGTGATCTAACGCTGAATACAATTACCTACGAAGTAAAGCGGGGCGACACCTCAATCCAGCTGACGGGCAAGGAGTTCGCGCTGCTCGAGTATCTTTTGCGCAACCAAGACCGTCCACTTCCAAAAGAACTCATCATCTCGCACGTATGGGACTACGATGCGGATATTCTGCCAAATACGGTCGAGGTATATATTAAATATCTCCGTACGAAAGTTGATCAGCCTTTCAAAAAACAGCTGATCCATACCGTCCGCGGCTTCGGCTATAAACTACAGGCAGGGACGTCATAAACCTAGCGATGTTTCAATCGGCTACGGTAAAACTAACCGCCTGGTATTTGGCGATCCTTGTTGCAATTAGCCTTTTATTTAGCATCGTTATTTATTCGACTGCATCAAGCGAAATCGTGACCCGCCTGGGTTATTTTAAACAGGATCCCCGCATCATGCTTAACATTCCAGCCAACCGGTTCGACAGCCTACGCGACATCCAGGTTAACGAAGCGCGTAATAATCTGATTATTTCGCTTATTATAACGAATTTATGTATCTGGATTGCT
It encodes the following:
- a CDS encoding YajQ family cyclic di-GMP-binding protein gives rise to the protein MPSFSFDIVSDFDKAEMNNVFAGTEREIGTRYDFKGTPAAIEWMDDKKGFKIIGAGQWQCDAVLDIVRKKLAAREQSSKVLDTSKTPVESNLKTTWEIPFKQGLSQDNAKSITKTLREEAPKAKTQIQGDMVRVTSASKDELQKVIILLRSADYDFPLDFINYR
- a CDS encoding ATP-binding cassette domain-containing protein, whose translation is MSSNTPLVAIDHFRMDFGKKTVIKDLSFTVAPGEIFGFLGSNGSGKTTTIRALLGLYEPTGGSLLINGQVFSPKHSKTLGYLPEERGLYKKEPVIDVMTYFGQLKGISRSDARKWSLDYLERVDLADHAKAKLDKLSGGQQQKVQLGVTIMSSPELLILDEPTKGFDPVNRRLLMDIIDEQNKKGAGVMMVTHQMEEVERLCSRALLLKDGKAEAYGTIDEIKDNFGGQRIMLRFKGAVPEKPSLYTITKSETSYAELTPKEDVGHDRILRELMSASNLDISTFDVRKPSLDEIFVSVYGAKKPDHA
- a CDS encoding ABC transporter permease — encoded protein: MHNFNTVLRFELVRTFKKPSFWLSVLAIPALMGIIFAVIIFSNQTSDKQQEEFNKQPFSLVVDDQSNLVSDAFLGQLKASRVGSKAEGIKQVQDGKVDAFFYYPKEVTKDPIEVYNKNDGIMNNSKYTSVSESLIKMSATAKVGSEQLVDIITGQVKSTQTNFENGEVINPISRMVAPALFLVIFYAVIVLLGSQMLTSTTEEKENRVTEMLLTSVSSRSLIVGKIVALIILGFVQILVILLPGLLAYTVGRDALNIPDLSSFISTIEFELWPTLLGAGLLVSGFLLFTGLLVAIGAAMPTAKEANSFFGFIITVMVVPFWFFPLLMSSSPSGVVTGLSYFPLTAPFALLIRNAFNTLPLHEAIIGLVIVFISGIIAISMAIRIFRYGTLEYSKRLSLSTIFKRKEKTTS
- a CDS encoding helix-turn-helix domain-containing protein, which codes for MNTASQTVGCVKAATEILGDKWTPQLLRFFINEEVVRFCQLQDLVGGINPRTLSARLITLEEHDIIEKLPSESTRCEYRLTDKGRDLLPILQDMEQWSDKYATSHV
- a CDS encoding response regulator transcription factor; this encodes MRVLLIEDEHKIARALKKALEQEKYAVDVAYDGDEGYAMATTEPYDVAIIDRMLPGEYNGIAIVEAMRKEKIHTPVLLLTALGAVADRTQGLDSGADDYLVKPFALEELLARVRALLRRPTQQQSTVLTAGDLTLNTITYEVKRGDTSIQLTGKEFALLEYLLRNQDRPLPKELIISHVWDYDADILPNTVEVYIKYLRTKVDQPFKKQLIHTVRGFGYKLQAGTS